In a genomic window of Zonotrichia albicollis isolate bZonAlb1 chromosome 7, bZonAlb1.hap1, whole genome shotgun sequence:
- the PAOX gene encoding peroxisomal N(1)-acetyl-spermine/spermidine oxidase isoform X1, whose product MEGSGPRVVAVGAGLAGLGAAQRLRGHGSLRLLEAAARVGGRVCTRPFASGLAEMGAHWIHGPSPGNPVFRLASQYGLLGPETAREENQRVEGGGHPPLPSVTYGSSGKVLNAQAVREARDLFYALLASTRAFQGSKEPPWPSVGQYVRAEIARTVPTMAGGQEDARRLQLAVLAACLKLECCISGTHSMDLVGLEPFGEYVSLPGLDCTFPGGYSSLAERLLSDLPEGTVLLNKAVRTIHWQGSFREEGDGGGRVFPVRVECEDGDVFLADHVIVTVPLGFLKERHQEFFQPPLPERKAQAIRNLGFGTNNKIFLEFEQPFWEPEQQLLEVVWEDESPLEEPDADLEANWFKKLIGFVVLQPPEHHGHVLCGFIAGKESEHMETLSDAEVLSAMTHVLRTMTGARPSPPCPALPAAPGGSPDPIPELRPQGIRTCPRPGACCAPAGTALPTRAAPTATWPWAARGTTSMCSHSPCPRTPATPGPCSSSSPARPRTAPSTPPPTARCSRGGERPSGSTSSSRRPSPRLSPEAAK is encoded by the exons ATGGAGGGCAGCGGGCCCCGGGTGGTGGCGGTGGGCGCGGGGctggcggggctgggggcggcccagCGGCTCCGCGGACACGGCTCCCTCCGCCTGCTGGAGGCGGCGGCCCGCGTTGGCGGCCGCGTCTGCACCCGCCCCTTCG CGTCGGGGCTGGCGGAGATGGGGGCACACTGGATCCACGGCCCCTCGCCGGGAAATCCCGTGTTCCGCCTGGCCTCCCAGTACGGCCTGCTGGGCCCGGAGACCGCCCGGGAGGAGAACCAGCGGGTGGAGGGGGGCGGCCACCCCCCGCTGCCGTCCGTCACCTACGGCAGCTCGGGCAAGGTGCTGAATGCCCAGGCAGTGCGCGAAGCCCGCGACCTCTTCTACGCCCTGCTGGCCTCCACCCGCGCTTTCCAGGGCTCCAAGGAGCCGCCGTGGCCCAGCGTGGGGCAGTACGTGCGGGCGGAGATCGCCCGGACGGTGCCCACCATGGCGGGGGGCCAGGAGGATGCGCGACGGCTGCAGCTGGCCGTGCTGGCCGCCTGCCTCaagctggagtgctgcatcAGCGGGACGCACAGCATGgacctggtggggctggagcccttcggCGAGTACGTGTCGCTGCCCGGCCTGGACTGCACCTTCCCAGG CGGCTACAGCAGCTTGGCCGAGCGCCTGCTCTCGGATCTGCCCGAGGGCACCGTGCTGCTCAACAAGGCCGTGAGGACCATCCACTGGCAAGGCTCCTTCCGAGAGGAAGGCGACGGTGGCGGCAGGGTTTTCCCCGTGCGGGTGGAGTGCGAGGATGGAGATGTCTTCCTTGCTGACCACGTCATCGTCACCGTCCCGCTGG GTTTCCTCAAGGAACGGCACCAGGAATTCTTCCAGCCCCCCCTTCCCGAGCGGAAAGCACAGGCCATTCGCAACCTGGGCTTCGGCACCAACAACAAGATCTTCCTGGAGTTCGAGCAGCCTTTCTGGgagcctgagcagcagctcctggaggtgGTGTGGGAGGACGAGTCGCCCCTGGAGGAGCCCGACGCTGACCTGGAGGCCAACTGGTTCAAGAAGCTCATCGGATTCGTGGTGCTGCAGCCGCCAGAGCA CCACGGGCACGTCCTGTGCGGCTTCATCGCGGGGAAGGAGTCGGAGCACATGGAGACGCTGAGCGACGCCGAGGTGCTCAGCGCCATGACCCACGTCCTGCGCACCATGACAGGTGCCCGCCCCtccccgccctgccctgccctgcccgctgccCCGGGGGGATCTCCCGATCCTATCCCTGAGCTCCGTCCGCAGGGAATCCGGACCTGCCCGCGCCCAGGAGCGTGCTGCGCTCCCGCTGGCACAGCGCTCCCTACACGCGCGGCTCCTACAGCTACGTGGCCGTGGGCAGCTCGGGGGACGACATCGATGTGCTCGCACAGCCCCTGCCCGAGGACCCCCGCGACCCCCGG cccctgcagctcctcttcGCCGGCGAGGCCACGCACCGCACCTTCTACTCCACCACCCACGGCGCGCTGCTCTCGGGGTGGCGAGAGGCCGAGCGGCTCAACCAGCTCTTCCAGGCGCCCGTCCCCGCGCCTCAGTCCTGAGGCGGCGAAATAA
- the PAOX gene encoding peroxisomal N(1)-acetyl-spermine/spermidine oxidase isoform X4: MSVGAGGDGGTLDPRPLAGKSRVPPGLPVRPAGPGDRPGGEPAGGGGRPPPAAVRHLRQLGQGAECPGSARSPRPLLRPAGLHPRFPGLQGAAVAQRGAVRAGGDRPDGAHHGGGPGGCATAAAGRAGRLPQAGVLHQRDAQHGPGGAGALRRVRVAARPGLHLPRVSAGLRGGTRGATRGRPVPSADSSHSGYSSLAERLLSDLPEGTVLLNKAVRTIHWQGSFREEGDGGGRVFPVRVECEDGDVFLADHVIVTVPLGFLKERHQEFFQPPLPERKAQAIRNLGFGTNNKIFLEFEQPFWEPEQQLLEVVWEDESPLEEPDADLEANWFKKLIGFVVLQPPEHHGHVLCGFIAGKESEHMETLSDAEVLSAMTHVLRTMTGNPDLPAPRSVLRSRWHSAPYTRGSYSYVAVGSSGDDIDVLAQPLPEDPRDPRPLQLLFAGEATHRTFYSTTHGALLSGWREAERLNQLFQAPVPAPQS; encoded by the exons ATGAG CGTCGGGGCTGGCGGAGATGGGGGCACACTGGATCCACGGCCCCTCGCCGGGAAATCCCGTGTTCCGCCTGGCCTCCCAGTACGGCCTGCTGGGCCCGGAGACCGCCCGGGAGGAGAACCAGCGGGTGGAGGGGGGCGGCCACCCCCCGCTGCCGTCCGTCACCTACGGCAGCTCGGGCAAGGTGCTGAATGCCCAGGCAGTGCGCGAAGCCCGCGACCTCTTCTACGCCCTGCTGGCCTCCACCCGCGCTTTCCAGGGCTCCAAGGAGCCGCCGTGGCCCAGCGTGGGGCAGTACGTGCGGGCGGAGATCGCCCGGACGGTGCCCACCATGGCGGGGGGCCAGGAGGATGCGCGACGGCTGCAGCTGGCCGTGCTGGCCGCCTGCCTCaagctggagtgctgcatcAGCGGGACGCACAGCATGgacctggtggggctggagcccttcggCGAGTACGTGTCGCTGCCCGGCCTGGACTGCACCTTCCCAGGGTAAGCGCGGGGCTCCGCGGCGGGACGCGAGGAGCGACCCGTGGCCGGCCCGTGCCCAGCGCTGACTCCTCCCACAGCGGCTACAGCAGCTTGGCCGAGCGCCTGCTCTCGGATCTGCCCGAGGGCACCGTGCTGCTCAACAAGGCCGTGAGGACCATCCACTGGCAAGGCTCCTTCCGAGAGGAAGGCGACGGTGGCGGCAGGGTTTTCCCCGTGCGGGTGGAGTGCGAGGATGGAGATGTCTTCCTTGCTGACCACGTCATCGTCACCGTCCCGCTGG GTTTCCTCAAGGAACGGCACCAGGAATTCTTCCAGCCCCCCCTTCCCGAGCGGAAAGCACAGGCCATTCGCAACCTGGGCTTCGGCACCAACAACAAGATCTTCCTGGAGTTCGAGCAGCCTTTCTGGgagcctgagcagcagctcctggaggtgGTGTGGGAGGACGAGTCGCCCCTGGAGGAGCCCGACGCTGACCTGGAGGCCAACTGGTTCAAGAAGCTCATCGGATTCGTGGTGCTGCAGCCGCCAGAGCA CCACGGGCACGTCCTGTGCGGCTTCATCGCGGGGAAGGAGTCGGAGCACATGGAGACGCTGAGCGACGCCGAGGTGCTCAGCGCCATGACCCACGTCCTGCGCACCATGACAG GGAATCCGGACCTGCCCGCGCCCAGGAGCGTGCTGCGCTCCCGCTGGCACAGCGCTCCCTACACGCGCGGCTCCTACAGCTACGTGGCCGTGGGCAGCTCGGGGGACGACATCGATGTGCTCGCACAGCCCCTGCCCGAGGACCCCCGCGACCCCCGG cccctgcagctcctcttcGCCGGCGAGGCCACGCACCGCACCTTCTACTCCACCACCCACGGCGCGCTGCTCTCGGGGTGGCGAGAGGCCGAGCGGCTCAACCAGCTCTTCCAGGCGCCCGTCCCCGCGCCTCAGTCCTGA
- the PAOX gene encoding peroxisomal N(1)-acetyl-spermine/spermidine oxidase isoform X3, with protein sequence MPPSIPSFLLPSVPGLGPLQGRCRWRRAVPAAAEGASGLAEMGAHWIHGPSPGNPVFRLASQYGLLGPETAREENQRVEGGGHPPLPSVTYGSSGKVLNAQAVREARDLFYALLASTRAFQGSKEPPWPSVGQYVRAEIARTVPTMAGGQEDARRLQLAVLAACLKLECCISGTHSMDLVGLEPFGEYVSLPGLDCTFPGGYSSLAERLLSDLPEGTVLLNKAVRTIHWQGSFREEGDGGGRVFPVRVECEDGDVFLADHVIVTVPLGFLKERHQEFFQPPLPERKAQAIRNLGFGTNNKIFLEFEQPFWEPEQQLLEVVWEDESPLEEPDADLEANWFKKLIGFVVLQPPEHHGHVLCGFIAGKESEHMETLSDAEVLSAMTHVLRTMTGNPDLPAPRSVLRSRWHSAPYTRGSYSYVAVGSSGDDIDVLAQPLPEDPRDPRPLQLLFAGEATHRTFYSTTHGALLSGWREAERLNQLFQAPVPAPQS encoded by the exons AtgcctccctccatcccttccttcctccttccctccgtGCCGGGGCTCGGGCCGCTCCAGGGGCGGTGCCGTTGGCGGCGGGCGGtgccggcggcggcggagggCG CGTCGGGGCTGGCGGAGATGGGGGCACACTGGATCCACGGCCCCTCGCCGGGAAATCCCGTGTTCCGCCTGGCCTCCCAGTACGGCCTGCTGGGCCCGGAGACCGCCCGGGAGGAGAACCAGCGGGTGGAGGGGGGCGGCCACCCCCCGCTGCCGTCCGTCACCTACGGCAGCTCGGGCAAGGTGCTGAATGCCCAGGCAGTGCGCGAAGCCCGCGACCTCTTCTACGCCCTGCTGGCCTCCACCCGCGCTTTCCAGGGCTCCAAGGAGCCGCCGTGGCCCAGCGTGGGGCAGTACGTGCGGGCGGAGATCGCCCGGACGGTGCCCACCATGGCGGGGGGCCAGGAGGATGCGCGACGGCTGCAGCTGGCCGTGCTGGCCGCCTGCCTCaagctggagtgctgcatcAGCGGGACGCACAGCATGgacctggtggggctggagcccttcggCGAGTACGTGTCGCTGCCCGGCCTGGACTGCACCTTCCCAGG CGGCTACAGCAGCTTGGCCGAGCGCCTGCTCTCGGATCTGCCCGAGGGCACCGTGCTGCTCAACAAGGCCGTGAGGACCATCCACTGGCAAGGCTCCTTCCGAGAGGAAGGCGACGGTGGCGGCAGGGTTTTCCCCGTGCGGGTGGAGTGCGAGGATGGAGATGTCTTCCTTGCTGACCACGTCATCGTCACCGTCCCGCTGG GTTTCCTCAAGGAACGGCACCAGGAATTCTTCCAGCCCCCCCTTCCCGAGCGGAAAGCACAGGCCATTCGCAACCTGGGCTTCGGCACCAACAACAAGATCTTCCTGGAGTTCGAGCAGCCTTTCTGGgagcctgagcagcagctcctggaggtgGTGTGGGAGGACGAGTCGCCCCTGGAGGAGCCCGACGCTGACCTGGAGGCCAACTGGTTCAAGAAGCTCATCGGATTCGTGGTGCTGCAGCCGCCAGAGCA CCACGGGCACGTCCTGTGCGGCTTCATCGCGGGGAAGGAGTCGGAGCACATGGAGACGCTGAGCGACGCCGAGGTGCTCAGCGCCATGACCCACGTCCTGCGCACCATGACAG GGAATCCGGACCTGCCCGCGCCCAGGAGCGTGCTGCGCTCCCGCTGGCACAGCGCTCCCTACACGCGCGGCTCCTACAGCTACGTGGCCGTGGGCAGCTCGGGGGACGACATCGATGTGCTCGCACAGCCCCTGCCCGAGGACCCCCGCGACCCCCGG cccctgcagctcctcttcGCCGGCGAGGCCACGCACCGCACCTTCTACTCCACCACCCACGGCGCGCTGCTCTCGGGGTGGCGAGAGGCCGAGCGGCTCAACCAGCTCTTCCAGGCGCCCGTCCCCGCGCCTCAGTCCTGA
- the PAOX gene encoding peroxisomal N(1)-acetyl-spermine/spermidine oxidase isoform X2: MEGSGPRVVAVGAGLAGLGAAQRLRGHGSLRLLEAAARVGGRVCTRPFASGLAEMGAHWIHGPSPGNPVFRLASQYGLLGPETAREENQRVEGGGHPPLPSVTYGSSGKVLNAQAVREARDLFYALLASTRAFQGSKEPPWPSVGQYVRAEIARTVPTMAGGQEDARRLQLAVLAACLKLECCISGTHSMDLVGLEPFGEYVSLPGLDCTFPGGYSSLAERLLSDLPEGTVLLNKAVRTIHWQGSFREEGDGGGRVFPVRVECEDGDVFLADHVIVTVPLGFLKERHQEFFQPPLPERKAQAIRNLGFGTNNKIFLEFEQPFWEPEQQLLEVVWEDESPLEEPDADLEANWFKKLIGFVVLQPPEHHGHVLCGFIAGKESEHMETLSDAEVLSAMTHVLRTMTGNPDLPAPRSVLRSRWHSAPYTRGSYSYVAVGSSGDDIDVLAQPLPEDPRDPRPLQLLFAGEATHRTFYSTTHGALLSGWREAERLNQLFQAPVPAPQS, from the exons ATGGAGGGCAGCGGGCCCCGGGTGGTGGCGGTGGGCGCGGGGctggcggggctgggggcggcccagCGGCTCCGCGGACACGGCTCCCTCCGCCTGCTGGAGGCGGCGGCCCGCGTTGGCGGCCGCGTCTGCACCCGCCCCTTCG CGTCGGGGCTGGCGGAGATGGGGGCACACTGGATCCACGGCCCCTCGCCGGGAAATCCCGTGTTCCGCCTGGCCTCCCAGTACGGCCTGCTGGGCCCGGAGACCGCCCGGGAGGAGAACCAGCGGGTGGAGGGGGGCGGCCACCCCCCGCTGCCGTCCGTCACCTACGGCAGCTCGGGCAAGGTGCTGAATGCCCAGGCAGTGCGCGAAGCCCGCGACCTCTTCTACGCCCTGCTGGCCTCCACCCGCGCTTTCCAGGGCTCCAAGGAGCCGCCGTGGCCCAGCGTGGGGCAGTACGTGCGGGCGGAGATCGCCCGGACGGTGCCCACCATGGCGGGGGGCCAGGAGGATGCGCGACGGCTGCAGCTGGCCGTGCTGGCCGCCTGCCTCaagctggagtgctgcatcAGCGGGACGCACAGCATGgacctggtggggctggagcccttcggCGAGTACGTGTCGCTGCCCGGCCTGGACTGCACCTTCCCAGG CGGCTACAGCAGCTTGGCCGAGCGCCTGCTCTCGGATCTGCCCGAGGGCACCGTGCTGCTCAACAAGGCCGTGAGGACCATCCACTGGCAAGGCTCCTTCCGAGAGGAAGGCGACGGTGGCGGCAGGGTTTTCCCCGTGCGGGTGGAGTGCGAGGATGGAGATGTCTTCCTTGCTGACCACGTCATCGTCACCGTCCCGCTGG GTTTCCTCAAGGAACGGCACCAGGAATTCTTCCAGCCCCCCCTTCCCGAGCGGAAAGCACAGGCCATTCGCAACCTGGGCTTCGGCACCAACAACAAGATCTTCCTGGAGTTCGAGCAGCCTTTCTGGgagcctgagcagcagctcctggaggtgGTGTGGGAGGACGAGTCGCCCCTGGAGGAGCCCGACGCTGACCTGGAGGCCAACTGGTTCAAGAAGCTCATCGGATTCGTGGTGCTGCAGCCGCCAGAGCA CCACGGGCACGTCCTGTGCGGCTTCATCGCGGGGAAGGAGTCGGAGCACATGGAGACGCTGAGCGACGCCGAGGTGCTCAGCGCCATGACCCACGTCCTGCGCACCATGACAG GGAATCCGGACCTGCCCGCGCCCAGGAGCGTGCTGCGCTCCCGCTGGCACAGCGCTCCCTACACGCGCGGCTCCTACAGCTACGTGGCCGTGGGCAGCTCGGGGGACGACATCGATGTGCTCGCACAGCCCCTGCCCGAGGACCCCCGCGACCCCCGG cccctgcagctcctcttcGCCGGCGAGGCCACGCACCGCACCTTCTACTCCACCACCCACGGCGCGCTGCTCTCGGGGTGGCGAGAGGCCGAGCGGCTCAACCAGCTCTTCCAGGCGCCCGTCCCCGCGCCTCAGTCCTGA
- the LOC102063923 gene encoding lipase member M-like, translating into MWLLMAVLLLLQAPSSSEGASKQKKALNPEALMNVSQIICHKGYPSEEYEVLTDDGYYIHLNRIPHGREKPKNRGAKPVVFLQHGIFGEGSHWVENLANNSLGFILADSGYDVWLANSRGTSWSRRHQHLSADQVEFWDFSFHEMAMFDLPAAIDFVLQKTGQKQLHYVGYSQGCTIAFIAFSSIPELAQKVKMFFALAPAVSLKHSRSPLMKMQLLVDNKLQMIPLLLGRTDASLRIRRLWRFLPELCRHTLLHRPCANLLFLLGGYNEKNLNMTRLDVYTSHYPDGTSVKNIIHWAQVIKSGEFKAFDYGSKNRARYHQDSPPLYPLEQMPVPTAVWSGGQDWAADWRDVLQLLPRISHLVTYTHIPDWNHWDFVWGLDAPGRLYSSMLSLMEGSR; encoded by the exons ATGTGGCTGCTCATGGcagtcctgctcctcctccaggcgcccagcagctctgaaggCGCCAGCAAGCAGAAGAAGGCTCTGAACCCCGAGGCTCTCATGAACGTT agcCAAATCATCTGCCACAAAGGGTACCCCAGTGAGGAGTATGAAGTGCTGACTGATGATGGCTACTACATCCACCTGAACAGGATTCCTCATGGAAGAGAAAAGCCTAAGAACAGAG GGGCCAAGCCAGTGGTGTTTCTCCAGCACGGGATATTTGGAGAAGGCAGCCACTGGGTGGAAAACCTGGCCAACAACAGCCTTGGCTTCATCCTAGCAGACTCTGGCTACGATGTGTGGCTGGCAAACAGCCGAGGGACAAGCTGGTCCCGGAGACACCAGCACCTTTCAGCCGACCAggtggaattctgggatttcaG CTTCCATGAGATGGCAATGTTCGACCTGCCGGCTGCCATCGACTTTGTGCTGCAGAAAACGGGGCAGAAGCAGCTCCACTACGTTGGATACTCCCAGGGCTGCACAATTG cGTTTATTGCGTTTTCATCCATCCCCGAACTGGCTCAGAAAGTCAAAATGTTTTTTGCCCTGGCTCCAGCAGTGTCACTGAAGCACAGCAGAAGTCCACTCATGAAGATGCAGCTCCTTGTGGACAACAAGCTCCAGATGATTCCG ctgctgctgggcaggacgGACGCGTCGCTGCGCATCAGGAGGCTGTGGCGCTTCCTGCCCGAGCTCTGCAGGCACACGCTGCTGCACAGGCCCTGTGCcaacctcctcttcctcctggggGGCTACAACGAGAAGAACCTCAACATG ACACGGCTGGATGTGTACACATCCCACTATCCAGATGGCACCTCTGTCAAAAACATCATCCACTGGGCCCAG GTGATAAAATCCGGAGAATTCAAAGCCTTTGACTACGGCAGCAAGAACCGCGCTCGGTACCACCAG gacAGCCCGCCCCTGTACCCCCTGGAGCAGATGCCAGTGCCCACAGCAGTGTGGTCAGGAGGGCAGGACTGGGCAGCTGACTggagggatgtgctgcagctgctgccccgcaTCAGCCACCTCGTCACCTACACCCACATCCCCGACTGgaaccactgggactttgtgtGGGGCCTGGACGCCCCCGGGCGCCTCTACAGCAGCATGCTGAGCCTGATGGAGGGCTCCCGGTAG